In Chitinivibrionales bacterium, a single window of DNA contains:
- a CDS encoding FHA domain-containing protein has protein sequence MAILILQRDNKKVGAYVMDKTIVTIGRGHDNTISIANESVSRHHCRIEKTDEGYAITDLGSLNGTYVNDKQIKRSPLTFGDKIQISTYSLVFKKDEENEQEGTAEEKSPENDSPALREREASGSSKSVADPLEHVKSFSGSPEEAPFHHGGDNDFSIKSELLSSELLLVNISIQGSVDQENTKELKRVFEGLFRDGTFNVLIDLSRVTSIGSTGWGILVNQLKKAKDDRRIIVLADMSPKIEEQFELLALDNLFDCYPSVNEALTDLHQKLFAAAPREKPTLMAPPKTETIGEAAFVSPLAEEPHSIEEEAQKESTEEPDREPTDDLQSQSVSPQQSVETAPKEEIDKQNLPVHDKIKMIILENPFFEDKEIRLRLASPEYGKVKIGRLKFRSMLKTMNLETREKRYQYFKMM, from the coding sequence ATGGCGATTCTGATATTACAACGCGATAATAAAAAAGTTGGCGCCTATGTTATGGACAAGACCATAGTTACCATCGGCCGCGGCCATGATAATACTATTTCCATTGCAAATGAAAGCGTATCACGCCACCATTGCAGGATTGAAAAAACTGATGAAGGATACGCGATTACCGATCTTGGCTCACTTAATGGAACATATGTCAATGATAAGCAGATTAAACGTTCTCCCCTTACCTTTGGTGACAAAATCCAGATCAGTACCTACTCGCTTGTTTTTAAAAAGGATGAAGAAAATGAGCAGGAAGGAACTGCTGAAGAAAAATCCCCGGAAAATGATTCACCAGCCCTCCGGGAGCGGGAAGCTTCGGGTTCCAGCAAATCTGTCGCGGATCCGCTTGAGCATGTCAAATCGTTTTCCGGTTCTCCCGAAGAAGCACCTTTCCATCACGGAGGAGATAACGATTTCTCGATTAAAAGCGAACTTCTCAGCTCAGAGCTGCTTCTGGTAAACATAAGCATCCAGGGATCTGTCGACCAGGAAAATACCAAAGAACTAAAACGGGTTTTTGAAGGTCTTTTCAGAGACGGAACGTTCAATGTTCTTATCGATTTGAGCAGAGTGACCTCAATCGGCAGCACAGGATGGGGTATCCTGGTAAATCAACTGAAAAAGGCTAAAGACGACCGCCGGATAATTGTTCTGGCTGATATGTCCCCGAAAATCGAAGAGCAATTTGAGCTTTTGGCACTCGATAATCTTTTTGATTGTTACCCCAGTGTGAATGAAGCCCTGACAGACCTTCATCAAAAACTCTTTGCCGCTGCCCCACGGGAGAAACCAACCCTCATGGCACCTCCCAAAACTGAAACAATAGGGGAAGCAGCTTTTGTATCGCCTCTTGCTGAAGAGCCCCACTCGATTGAAGAGGAAGCGCAAAAAGAATCTACTGAAGAACCTGACCGGGAACCGACAGATGATCTTCAGTCTCAGTCGGTATCGCCGCAACAATCCGTCGAAACCGCACCGAAAGAAGAGATCGATAAGCAAAACCTTCCGGTGCATGATAAAATTAAAATGATTATCCTCGAAAACCCCTTTTTCGAAGACAAAGAGATCAGATTACGTCTTGCTTCGCCTGAGTATGGGAAAGTAAAAATCGGCAGGTTAAAATTCAGATCAATGCTCAAGACCATGAACCTGGAAACACGGGAAAAGCGATACCAGTATTTCAAAATGATGTAA
- a CDS encoding tetratricopeptide repeat protein, with protein sequence MKRETNKAEEFFNTGNEWRKTGNYEKAIENYKAALDIQPDFFAAHANCGAALSELGYFSKALHHFTEAVRIKPDLPEAHNNLGLTLLRTGSIDKAIDHFRKAIAHRPHSAAIYTNLGKALEQKGRYKEAEAQFNRAIHYDGNFVPAYIGLGNTFACQRVFTRAKEAFYRALKLKPSSADAWYGLGTLMREQHHLDESVMCYKKAIGYNPRSVMALNNCGEALQESGCIDEAESLYDKALQIDPHCEIAYGNKIYCMNYNPRYSPQQIFEAHQRWGEIFGTAAPLVTCHQNDRSPEKKLRVGYVSPDFCRHPASYFFEPLFTCRSKEQYEIYGYSQTTRVDTRTEYFQSLADHWLDITEMSDQHLACKILEDRIDILVDLAGHTAGNRLRVFAPKPAPIQISFLGYPNTSGVPAVDVRFTDDIADPEGSDNLYTESLVRLKSGFCCYAPPDFAPPVSPLPAVENDFVTFGSTHSLSRLNFEVLNLWGEILRAVPHSKLLILRNTLSENIQQRYKATFKQLGIPLERIILQKKIPGAGHLAAYHHIDIALDTYPWSGHTTACEALWMGVPVVTLLGNRHAGRMVASVVTRAGFPQLVARSREDYLQKARELSQDIPALSSLRSKARETMSKSTLCNGPQFTQAVENEYRVMWRKWCSDREESPEAE encoded by the coding sequence ATGAAAAGAGAGACTAATAAAGCCGAGGAATTTTTCAATACCGGCAATGAATGGCGTAAAACAGGTAACTATGAGAAGGCGATAGAAAACTACAAAGCTGCACTTGATATTCAACCCGATTTCTTTGCAGCCCACGCCAACTGTGGCGCAGCGCTCAGTGAACTTGGGTATTTTTCCAAAGCACTGCACCATTTCACCGAAGCGGTGCGGATCAAACCCGATCTTCCCGAAGCTCATAACAATTTAGGCCTGACCCTCCTCCGTACCGGTTCCATCGATAAAGCGATCGATCATTTTCGCAAGGCGATTGCACATCGCCCCCATTCTGCAGCAATATACACCAATCTCGGAAAAGCGCTTGAACAAAAAGGGCGTTATAAAGAAGCAGAAGCACAATTTAACCGTGCGATTCATTATGATGGGAACTTTGTTCCTGCCTATATCGGCCTCGGAAACACCTTTGCCTGTCAACGAGTGTTCACCAGAGCAAAAGAAGCGTTCTACCGCGCTCTTAAACTAAAACCATCCAGCGCCGATGCCTGGTACGGGTTGGGAACCTTGATGAGAGAGCAGCACCATCTCGATGAATCTGTTATGTGTTATAAAAAAGCGATCGGATACAATCCTCGGTCAGTCATGGCGTTGAACAACTGTGGCGAGGCCCTTCAGGAATCAGGGTGTATCGATGAGGCCGAATCATTGTACGACAAAGCATTGCAAATCGATCCTCATTGCGAGATTGCATACGGTAATAAAATTTATTGTATGAATTATAATCCCCGATATTCCCCCCAGCAGATTTTTGAAGCCCACCAACGGTGGGGAGAAATTTTCGGGACCGCTGCCCCTCTGGTTACCTGTCATCAAAACGACCGGTCTCCAGAAAAAAAGCTTCGGGTCGGGTATGTTTCTCCGGATTTCTGCCGCCACCCGGCATCATATTTTTTCGAGCCCCTCTTTACATGCCGTAGCAAAGAACAGTATGAGATCTACGGTTATTCTCAAACAACCCGTGTCGACACACGCACCGAATACTTTCAATCTCTTGCGGACCACTGGCTCGATATTACAGAAATGTCCGATCAGCACCTGGCATGCAAAATTCTGGAAGACCGTATCGATATTCTGGTCGACCTCGCCGGCCATACTGCCGGCAACCGCCTGCGTGTCTTTGCACCAAAACCTGCACCAATTCAGATATCTTTTCTCGGATATCCAAATACGTCGGGAGTTCCGGCTGTCGACGTCCGGTTTACAGACGACATTGCCGACCCGGAAGGCAGTGATAATTTATATACCGAATCGCTCGTGCGCCTGAAATCGGGGTTCTGCTGCTATGCCCCACCGGATTTTGCTCCTCCGGTTTCTCCTCTGCCCGCAGTGGAAAATGACTTTGTCACCTTCGGTTCCACCCACAGTCTTTCACGGCTTAATTTTGAGGTCCTTAATTTATGGGGAGAAATACTTCGTGCCGTGCCGCATTCAAAGCTTTTAATTCTCAGAAACACGCTAAGTGAAAATATTCAACAACGATACAAAGCTACATTCAAACAACTGGGTATCCCATTAGAGCGGATCATTCTGCAGAAGAAAATTCCGGGCGCGGGTCATCTGGCCGCATACCACCATATCGATATCGCGCTGGATACATACCCCTGGAGCGGGCATACCACCGCATGCGAAGCCCTTTGGATGGGTGTTCCGGTTGTGACCTTACTCGGGAACCGTCATGCAGGCCGGATGGTGGCCAGTGTCGTGACCAGGGCCGGATTTCCTCAACTGGTTGCCCGGTCTCGTGAGGATTATCTGCAGAAAGCCCGGGAACTGTCGCAGGACATACCCGCACTTTCATCACTCCGTTCAAAGGCCCGGGAAACCATGAGCAAATCCACCCTGTGCAATGGACCGCAATTTACTCAAGCGGTCGAAAATGAATACCGGGTTATGTGGCGGAAGTGGTGTTCAGACCGGGAGGAGTCCCCAGAAGCGGAATAA
- a CDS encoding response regulator produces the protein MPQALSPYYFLDKTVNVLLVDDDPGVIEVLRETFDMLRIFNINTASSTRQASALLNSPDRFHVCIFDLGLGDINNDEFYLIKNFYKHTSFIVLTGTASSKKGFLVGKYGAMDLLEKSGKIDLEELVKTVNHNALLNIINPLHSNDRRKSLSTSTEVLFEKSPNYVTEWAIEMGVTDREIRHIWKKNLGANAKIILFIFHLFRKAFGYNELFLLNNGDDGGDGESLLVKNPLEYKKQEEYFHLHRSTILDYLAFGNIVNFL, from the coding sequence ATGCCGCAAGCGTTGTCTCCATACTACTTTTTAGATAAAACAGTCAATGTGCTTCTGGTTGATGATGACCCCGGTGTAATTGAGGTACTTCGTGAAACCTTCGATATGCTCAGAATATTTAATATCAATACCGCCTCATCAACGCGGCAGGCGTCGGCTCTTCTTAATTCCCCCGATCGTTTTCATGTGTGCATTTTTGATCTGGGACTCGGCGATATCAATAACGATGAATTTTATCTGATTAAGAATTTTTACAAACATACCTCTTTTATTGTCCTCACCGGTACGGCGTCATCAAAAAAGGGTTTTCTGGTGGGAAAATACGGCGCCATGGATCTTTTAGAAAAATCGGGTAAGATAGATCTGGAAGAACTTGTTAAAACAGTGAATCATAATGCTCTGTTGAATATAATCAATCCTCTGCATTCAAACGACCGCAGGAAATCGCTCTCAACCTCAACAGAGGTACTTTTTGAGAAATCACCGAATTATGTGACCGAATGGGCGATCGAAATGGGTGTCACCGACAGAGAAATCCGTCATATCTGGAAGAAAAATCTAGGCGCCAATGCAAAGATTATTCTGTTCATATTCCATCTTTTTCGCAAAGCCTTTGGTTATAATGAATTGTTTCTCTTGAACAATGGTGACGACGGCGGTGACGGCGAATCACTGTTAGTGAAAAATCCATTGGAATACAAAAAGCAGGAAGAATATTTCCATCTTCACCGAAGTACCATTCTCGACTACCTCGCATTCGGAAATATCGTCAATTTTCTATAG
- a CDS encoding YkgJ family cysteine cluster protein encodes MKSKNDNQTSPCTRCEARCCKHIALQIETPSCKRDYDNIRWFLLHKNVKVFKDHDNEWLIEFSTECENLLNNHRCGDYENRPKVCRDYPGNEETCESDDDCSPYKLLFSSARQFEEYLDKKKINWRWKNQQ; translated from the coding sequence ATGAAAAGCAAGAATGACAATCAGACTTCACCATGCACACGCTGCGAAGCCCGTTGTTGCAAACACATAGCGCTTCAAATAGAAACACCCTCCTGCAAACGGGATTATGACAATATCCGGTGGTTCCTTCTCCATAAAAATGTAAAAGTATTTAAAGACCACGACAATGAATGGCTGATTGAATTCAGTACAGAGTGCGAAAACCTCTTAAATAATCATCGCTGCGGCGATTATGAGAATCGCCCGAAAGTCTGCCGCGATTATCCCGGGAACGAAGAGACATGTGAATCCGACGATGATTGCTCTCCCTACAAACTCCTGTTTAGCTCCGCCCGGCAATTTGAAGAATATCTGGATAAAAAGAAAATCAACTGGCGATGGAAAAATCAGCAATAA